TGACGTCGACCTTCTTCTCGGCCAGCTGCGTTTCGAGCTGCAGCAGGAACTTGTCCACCACGCGCAGGATGATGTTCTCATCGAGCGCCTTGAAGCTCACCGTCGCATCGAGGCGGTTGCGGAACTCGGGCGTGAACAGGCGCTTGATGTCGGCCATCTCGTCGCCCGCCTGGCGCGGGTTGGTGAAGCCGATCGTGGCCTTGTTCATGGTCTCGGCGCCCGCGTTCGTCGTCATGATGATGATGACGTTGCGGAAGTCGGCCTTGCGTCCGTTGTTGTCCGTCAGCGTGCCGTGGTCCATCACCTGCAGCAGCACGTTGAAGATGTCCGGGTGCGCCTTCTCGATCTCGTCGAGCAGCAGCACCGCGTGCGGCTTCTTGGTGACGGCCTCGGTCAGCAGGCCGCCCTGATCGAAACCGACGTAGCCCGGAGGCGCGCCGATCAGGCGGCTCACCGCATGGCGCTCCATGTACTCGGACATGTCGAAGCGGATCAGCTCGATGCCCATGATGTAGGCGAGCTGCTTCGCGGCTTCGGTCTTGCCGACGCCCGTGGGGCCGGAGAACAGGAACGAGCCGATCGGCTTGTCGCCCTTGCCCAGGCCCGAGCGCGCCATCTTGACGGCCGAGGACAGCACCTCGAGCGCCTTGTCCTGGCCGAACACCACGCTTTTCAGGTCGCGCTCCAGCGTCTGCAGCTTGCCGCGGTCGTCATTGGAGACGTTGGCAGGCGGAATGCGCGCGATCTTGGCCACGATTTCCTCGACCTCGGCCTTGCTGATGGTCTTCTTGCGCTTGCTCGGCGCCAGGATGCGCTGCGCCGCGCCAGCCTCGTCGATCACGTCGATCGCCTTGTCGGGCAGGTGCCGGTCGTTGATGTACTTGGCGCTCAGTTCGGCCGCGGCCTGCAGGGCCGCCACCGCGTACTTCACGCCATGGTGCTCCTCGAAGCGCGACTTCAGGCCCTTGAGGATGTCCACGGTCTCCTGCACCGTGGGCTCGACCACGTCGACCTTCTGGAAGCGCCGCGACAGCGCCGCGTCCTTCTCGAAGATGCCGCGGTACTCGGTGAAGGTGGTCGCGCCGATGCACTTGAGCTGGCCGCTGGAGAGCGCCGGCTTGAGCAGATTGGAAGCGTCCAGGGTGCCGCCCGAGGCCGCACCGGCCCCGATCAAGGTGTGGATCTCGTCGATGAACAGGATCGCGTTGGGCTTGTCCTTGAGCGACTTGAGCACGCCCTTCAGGCGCTGCTCGAAGTCGCCGCGGTACTTGGTGCCGGCCAGCAGCGCGCCCATGTCCAGCGAGTACACGTTGGATTCGGCCAGGATCTCCGGCACGTCCTTTTGCGTGATGCGCCAGGCCAGGCCCTCGGCGATGGCGGTCTTGCCGACACCGGCCTCGCCCACCAGCAGCGGGTTGTTCTTGCGCCGGCGGCACAGGATCTGGATCACGCGCTCGACCTCGTACTCACGGCCGATCAGCGGGTCGATCTTGCCGTCCTTGGCGAGCTGGTTGAGGTTCTGGGTGAACTGCTCGAGCGGAGAGGACTTCTCGTTCTTTTCGCCGCCCTCTTCGCTCTCGGCATTGCTCTCGCCGGCCTTGGCGGGCTCGGGCGGGTCGCTCTTCTTGATGCCGTGCGCGATGAAGTTGACCACGTCCAGGCGCGTCACGCCCTGCTGGTGCAGGTAGTACACGGCATGCGAATCCTTCTCGCCGAAGATCGCCACGAGCACGTTGGCGCCGGTGACTTCCTTCTTGCCGTTGCCGGTGGACTGCACGTGCATGATGGCGCGCTGGATCACGCGCTGGAAGCCCAGCGTGGGCTGGGTGTCCACGTCGTCGGTGCCGGCCACCTGGGGCGTGTTGTCCTTGATGAAGTTGGCCAGCGACTTGCGCAGGTCGTCGATGTTGGCCGAGCAGGCGCGCAGCACCTCGGCGGCGCTCGGGTTGTCCAGCAAAGCGAGCAGCAGGTGTTCCACGGTGATGAACTCGTGGCGTTGCTGACGGGCCTCGACAAAGGCCATGTGCAGACTGACTTCCAATTCCTGGGCAATCATGTGAATTCCTTTTGCCTTGCTGAGTGACTTTAACTCTATCTAGATGGGTTCGACCCTGATTTATTCAACGGGTTCGCTGACACATTGCAGCGGGTGCCCGGCCTTCTTCGCCGCCTCCAGGACCTGGTCCACCTTGGTGGCCGCCACGTCCTTCGAATAGACGCCGCAGACGCCTTTGCCGTCCAGGTGGATCTTGAGCATGATCTGGGTGGCGGTTTCGCGGTCCTTGCTGAAGAACTCCTGGATCACGACCACGACGAACTCCATCGGCGTGTAGTCGTCGTTGAGCATCACCACCTGGTACATCTGCGGCGGTTTGACCTTCTGTGTGCGCCGTTCCAGCACGACCGAGCCGCCGTCGTCCCCATCGGGTGACTGGACTTGCGGCGCCGGTGCGGCGGGAGGTTTTTGGGTTGCCATGAATTTCATTCTATCGAGCGTGCTGCGGGGCCACGGGCTGAGGGGGAATTGGTGGCACATTCGCCACATTTCAAGCGCTGCGGCAGCCCAAGGGCCAAGGGGCCTGCGGCGAAACCTCGCGAGCCAGGCCCCCTGGTGTCATGAACTTTAGTTCATAGGAGCATTGACACCCCCGTTCAATTCTCCGACACTCAAATCGAGGTAATACGGAGGCCCGCTCCCATGGCGACCGGTACTGTCAAGTGGTTCAACGACGCAAAAGGATTCGGTTTCATCGAGCCTGATGGCGGCGGCTCAGATGTCTTTGCCCATTTTTCCGCCATTGCCATGGAGGGGTTCAAAACCCTGAAGCAAGGCTCCAAGGTCAGCTTCGACGTCACCGAAGGCCCCAAGGGCCTGCTGGCCCAGAACATCCAGCAGACCATCGACCCCGCAGCCGCTCCTGCGGCCATGCCGTCCCCCGCACCCCCGCGCCAGTCCCGCAGCTCGCGGGTCCGGGCCCCGCAATTCCACGCCAGCGTCAGCGGAAGCTGAAGCCGCC
This Variovorax terrae DNA region includes the following protein-coding sequences:
- the clpA gene encoding ATP-dependent Clp protease ATP-binding subunit ClpA, yielding MIAQELEVSLHMAFVEARQQRHEFITVEHLLLALLDNPSAAEVLRACSANIDDLRKSLANFIKDNTPQVAGTDDVDTQPTLGFQRVIQRAIMHVQSTGNGKKEVTGANVLVAIFGEKDSHAVYYLHQQGVTRLDVVNFIAHGIKKSDPPEPAKAGESNAESEEGGEKNEKSSPLEQFTQNLNQLAKDGKIDPLIGREYEVERVIQILCRRRKNNPLLVGEAGVGKTAIAEGLAWRITQKDVPEILAESNVYSLDMGALLAGTKYRGDFEQRLKGVLKSLKDKPNAILFIDEIHTLIGAGAASGGTLDASNLLKPALSSGQLKCIGATTFTEYRGIFEKDAALSRRFQKVDVVEPTVQETVDILKGLKSRFEEHHGVKYAVAALQAAAELSAKYINDRHLPDKAIDVIDEAGAAQRILAPSKRKKTISKAEVEEIVAKIARIPPANVSNDDRGKLQTLERDLKSVVFGQDKALEVLSSAVKMARSGLGKGDKPIGSFLFSGPTGVGKTEAAKQLAYIMGIELIRFDMSEYMERHAVSRLIGAPPGYVGFDQGGLLTEAVTKKPHAVLLLDEIEKAHPDIFNVLLQVMDHGTLTDNNGRKADFRNVIIIMTTNAGAETMNKATIGFTNPRQAGDEMADIKRLFTPEFRNRLDATVSFKALDENIILRVVDKFLLQLETQLAEKKVDVTFTDRLRKHLAKKGFDPLMGARPMQRLIQDTIRRALADELLFGRLQDGGRLTVDLDDKDEVQLDIQPLPKKEGKAKPEPEEATTD
- the clpS gene encoding ATP-dependent Clp protease adapter ClpS, which gives rise to MKFMATQKPPAAPAPQVQSPDGDDGGSVVLERRTQKVKPPQMYQVVMLNDDYTPMEFVVVVIQEFFSKDRETATQIMLKIHLDGKGVCGVYSKDVAATKVDQVLEAAKKAGHPLQCVSEPVE
- a CDS encoding cold-shock protein — translated: MATGTVKWFNDAKGFGFIEPDGGGSDVFAHFSAIAMEGFKTLKQGSKVSFDVTEGPKGLLAQNIQQTIDPAAAPAAMPSPAPPRQSRSSRVRAPQFHASVSGS